Below is a window of Coffea eugenioides isolate CCC68of unplaced genomic scaffold, Ceug_1.0 ScVebR1_1379;HRSCAF=2219, whole genome shotgun sequence DNA.
ATTGCTACATGCGTAATCACCTGACACGCACGGATTTGAGTGACAATTACACAAACCCCTAAGCCCTAGCGTGTGGGTATTAATTTGAAGggttaaaaaacaaaaaaccccATGATAAacctaatatacagaaaagcAGGGGCGGATTTAAAGGGGGGGCACGGGCCCCCACTGCCCCCCTTAAATTCCTATAATAGTTCTATaattttgacataattttaaaggtgcccccagaatttttttagaaaaaatgtgaaagaaTAGGTCACAAAATTTATATCATTCACTTTCCTCCTCTGGTCCCCATTTTTCCTCCAACAAGGCCAAGTACCAATTATATCAGTCATTACTTTTGGTTCCCACTCCCCAAGTTCCATTTACTCCTCTGGTCCCCCATTTCCTTTCACAACCACAACCGATGACCCCTCTTCTTCCACACCGCAACTAACAACTCTTTTTATTTATCACTTCATCCAATCatcattaattatttacttCCTTTGTCCTCATTTCCCAATTTCCCTTTCCTCCTCTGGCTCTTGCCCCACTTGCCAACATACGAGAGCCACTTTTTCTTCCACAACCAAAGCTTGTTACTCTTTCTCTTGATCACTTCATTGATTTAGAAATTGCACCAGAATCAATTGATCTTCTGAGACCTGGGTCCGCCACTGATTTGCAGCTCTTTTTACCAACTTTAGGAGACCATCAAAATCAAGTTCTAAACAATtacttcttattattattattttaaatttgtttgcaGATATATTTCTAGAGCATGAGACTATTACTGttttaaagaaatttgaaaattgattaGTTAACGTAATAACTAATAAATGGgttatttgataaatattttaacttgtgaaatggtgattttatggatttataatttattttttattttccttgatTAGTTTCTTATATTGGAGTTAATGTAATGATGAATAAAGGACCATTTGACATatattttaacttttaaatTATTCTTGTATGGATCCTTTTGTCTAATTAACTTGATAAGGTTCATATGTAGTGATTAATAATTTGATATAGTAATGAATAAATAAGtcatttaataaataaatttaatgATTTGACATATATTAATGAtttgtctttttatgtttttcatggaatatacatatcatttgtacttgttggtgaatttatttttttttgcttaaaaatttaaaaaagagcagataaaaaattttagtgttatttttgcccccactaagatttttttttggctccGCCACTGCAGAAAAGTACCTCATGGCTTCAAAACATACAACACAAAATCTTATGTTttaaactaaattgtaaacGCGATAGAATCTGTTAAACTTAACGAAAGTGGacgaaatgacaaaaatacattaatataattaagcaaaaaatagctcaataaaattatttattttatcctttagaaaaagaaaattgaggaCTAAGGGGTAGAATatgtatatttgttaaaaattaagtataaattttttttaaagttccaATAAGTCCGCtttcgttaagtttaacggattccgtcacctttacaatttagttcaaagcatgagatGTTGTGTTGTAAGTTTTGAAACCGTGGAAAGCTTTTctatatattaaatttttcaCATAggccttttttgttttttaccctaatTTGAATCCCCAAGTACAAAGCACATCATTTTACAACATCTTGCGAATGACCAAAGACTGTAGACAATTCTTTAATTTGTTGATTAACAACTCTTTAATGTCTTCGGACTGCTAACCACCCGTTTGGTTCAATCTCCGGAACGGCATTAACTATAATCCCTCAACGACTATAGGTTCCGTTTGGATtgtctttttttccaaaaactatttttgtcTCTGAGAAACAACACTTACTGATAAGTAAGTCTACAGTGGGTCTTTAATAAAACTGCGGCGTTTTTGGCAAAATACCCAATTGTCTTGTTTTCGGCTTTCCTTTGCCAATGCTACTTTCCCAAATTGCCTTCTGTGCTGAACGCGAAGACAGATTCAGAACAGGGACCAGTCAGGAGCTTGTGCAAAGTACTCCTCTGAAGCACCATTGTCGGCCATCGAGAGGCAAAATTTGTGAGTAATCGAAGCAGATTTCAGCTCGCAACTTCAAATCCAACCTCCTTCAGCTCGCGATTTCAGCTTGTGACTTCACTTCCAAACCTCCTCTGAGCTCCGACCCCCTCTTCGCTCTTCGATCCATCTTGCTAGTACGCCCCTCTTTGAGAGCGACCTTGTCTGCAAGAGCCCATCCTCGCGCTTCAATCCATCAGGATCTTAACCCCCTTCCACAACGAACAGCACATCTCGAGTGACTGGCAGCTCCGACCCCTCTTCACCCTTCGATTTACTGTTAAGGTTATGTTTCTAAGGCATTTTGCGGCTTTTACTTTACTGTTCTTGCTGCGTATTGTAAAGGATAATGTGTGGGTTGTTCAAAATTTGATGTCCGGAAGCCCCAAAAATTTGACACTGAGGTCAAAATTTGCTTGCTGCTTTCAATTTTCCAATTTGGCCGTTTAGAGATGTTGGATAGTAGAGTTAGAGATTAGTTGTGCAGAGTATTGTGGTGGATGAACCATTTCTCGGCAATGCTGAAAATGAACCATGAAAAATTGAGTTGGTTTGAATATTGAGacgataaactggccatgctctGAATTCAATGTCAgatttcatttttcaaaatattgaGAAAATGGATGACCACAATATGGCATTGACTTCAATTCATATCAGCTGGTCATGAATTTTGTCTGGTGCTGTTTTGCCGGAGTTGGTGGTTGTATTTGATAGTCTTTATATAAATTTACCAAGATGTCTTACTTGTTTGAGATTCATTAGGATTGCCTAAATTCAGTGAAAGAAGCGTATGTTTGTGCTTCTGATGGAAATTGCATAGAGAACGGCTGCTTCTGATTGTGCATTGGCATATTATTCCCCTCCATGAGTGTGTCTCGCTTTGCTGAAATGCGACTGCAGTCATGTTTTCGTATTATTGTAGCATTAATTCTTGTGTTTTTACCCCAAAATGAACTCTCTGATGCTATTTCTGTGATTTTAAATTGTCTTCTCCGACTATAGATGAGATTGGTATCTGCAGTCTAACTTCATACTACTGTTTGGTGCTACAAAACAAGGTAGGTTGGTGTTTTCATTGCCGTTCTCTAAGGTTACATGCCCCCTATTACCCGCCGTGCTTCCAAAGGTAGTTTGCGTGGTTCTGACTTTGTTTACTGCCTTGTTTAGTACGACTAATTTTGACTCGTGTGTAAACACAGCATTGAAGACGAAAAATTGTGAGAATTGTTGTGCAACCAACTCAGCTTGGGGGGAAAACGATTTACAAAAGTGCATTTCTAACTACTACAAGGTAATACCTGCTAGTCCTCTACTTTCGCTACTTATTATTTCATCTCTGTTTTGCCTCGAGGTATAAGTACCAACGTGTCTGATTACCTTTGTTTATGGGTTAATAAGATGAGAAAACAAAGGTGCAATCCAGGTGGGCAGAAATTTTATTTCACTTGGCAGCAAGAAATAGAAATTGCCAACCGCCTAGTCAGCATGCATAGAGCTAGTGAAATTAGGGACAATAATATTGGTAGCTACGTGGTTCCCGAAATTCAACAGCGGTTGAACTGCCAATTTGGCACATCGTTCACTTGGGATTGCATAAGACACAAATACTATGCCTTGCGAGAACTTACCAAGCTGTACATTGCCTTCAAGAGGCGGGAAACAGGACCGGGTTGGGATAGCCAGAACTTTACCTGGCTCATGGACGATAGCAAGTGGGTTGAGCTTGCACAGGTATTTTTTGTCAAGTAAACTGTTTTTATATCAATTTATGGCTGTTAAAAGTTAATTAGATTATacgagcagctccctcaaaTAACCTTTTggctgtgtttttttttttttgtcaggtgaacccaaaatatttaaaatttcaagATGACTGCACTGTCTACCACTTGCTTGAGGAGGTTTTTGTCAACCAAGGAGCAACGGGAGATTTCAGCGCTGGCTTTGAGAACGAGCCTCGTACTTCACCCGAGGAGAGATACATGGAGAACGTTGCTCGATCGTCACGGGGAAAGGGAAGGTCGGACGCTGCGCACGAGGGTGTTGAAACTGAGTTAATAGGGGCAAATGAAGTGAAAGGGAGGAAGGGCAAAGGAAAGCGGAAGTCGGGGGACATGTCAAGCGGTAGTCCTATGTCCACCGCCTCCCATTCAGCTTCTGATAGGTACCTGAAGGCTCTTGACACCATTGAGTCCCTGGTTAGTCACCATAAGAGCAGCAACATGGGCGTGTCAGTCAGTTCTCCGGACAAGCAGTGTTCCGGCCGCGGTGGCCCGACCAAAACCGCCTATGAAGTTGCCATGGATCAACTTCGGGGAATGGAGAACGTTTCATACGCCTCCAAAATGGCCGTGGTTGAAATTTTGAAGGATAAGCAAGAGCTGGCCATTTGGAATTTAGTACAATCGGACGCCGACCGCATCACATTTATGAAAATTAAAGGCTGTTTCCCGCCTGATACGCAGGAGCCCCCTCCCCCACCTCCGTTCTAGGCATTTCATTTCCATCGGGAGCTTGTATTTGAGACTTGAGATGTTGACTATGATTTCTTTATAGCCAACTCAGCTTGTTGTAGCATTTGCTACCGATACatttgagtgtttttttttcctagGTGTTGTGAATTGTCTATTTGAATTCCGGCCCCGTACTGGCCATGAGTTTGTTCAGTTTTTATTGCATTCGCCtggagttgtttagtttttattattattgatgATGTGTTTGTGGCATTGACTGTCTTGGTTAATCTCTAAATTCAGGGGGGCTTTGTGTCCATGAATGCCCTGGATATTATATGTCGAAACGCAGGATTTGACTAAATTGTGTTTGGTCCTCTGTTGGTTACTATTTAAAACCATGAGTAGTATATATTTTTGGGGATGACTTTGTGGGATAATTTCTAAGGACAGGATTAGGAATGTGGTGCTAGTTTTCATTAACAACAGGTTACTCGTTTTAAGGCATTTGTTCATAGTTACAAATGTTGTGAACTGAAATGGCAAAGTAACATGCTGTCCTAAGGTATATGATTGGCCAGGTTTTGTTGCTGTCCAAATATtcacttattggcttgttagtAGCTATCTTGACTTGGAATCTTATTCACTATGGtgaatatatatatttcaagaGCTATTGCCATATTACTAGCTGTCATgtggtggatttttttttttcagatttgttGCCTGAAATAGCATATAACCTGCCTTCTTGATTTGCTGATGCTATATAGCTATTTGCCAGTATGCTTTAATTAGGAGATAATGGCGTTGCTGTTGATCATGCCTTTTGAAAATGGCCTTTTTTCTCAGGATCACGAGTGACTTTGGCTGCCGAGATCACATTTGGAAATGGAGTATGAGCATTATTTGCAAGATGGGGATTTCTTCGACGAAGGAGATGAGGAGGAGATACTTTTGACCTTCATCTACTTTGTGCTTGCTGGATTGGCTCTGTTCGACCCATACCTAAACCCTGTGGAGCACCGACGAATTCGAGATGGTGCACAATCGGGTGTTCAATGGGTTGTAGAACTCATAAACGGCCATCGAGACAGAATATTCGACAACCTTCAAATAGAAGCTCCACTTTTCCTCTAGTTATGTGATTTGTTGATTGAGGGGGGCTATTGGGAGCCCCACTCGACAGGACGGGTGGGCATTCATGAGTCTCTCGCCATTTGCCTTCTGTGCTTGAGTCATAACGAGCGACATAGGGTGCTAGCCAAGAGATTCCAATGCACAACCGAGACCACTGACCGTCATCTACGACGATGCCTTCGATCTCTCGTTCGCTTGGGACGCGACTTTGTCCGGCCAATAGATTATCACACGACGAATCCAAGAATACAGAACAGTGCTACGTTTTGGCCCTGGTTTAAGGTTAGGGatattttgtgaaatctcttATTAATGATAATCTATAGGAGACTGAACGTCTACTTATTGTGATTAGGATTGTGTTGGAGCTATTGATGGAACGCATGTTTCAGTTTGGTGTAGAGCTGAAGACAGGGAGCGTTATCGGAATAGGCATGGCGGCTTATCGCAAAATATATTAGCAGTGTGCGATCATAATATGCGATTCACTTATGTGAGAGTAGGGTGGGAGGGTAGCGCACATGATTCTAGGATCTTAAAAGATGTCTTACTTGATCCTAATTGTGCCTTTCCACGGCCACCAGAAGGTAATTTTGGTATTAAATCATCCATTTGGAATTTATCGCATGACTTTTCTTAAAACATTTATAGTAATATTTATAATGCACTTAACTATAATTACTTTGTGTGCAGGGAAGTATTATGCGGTGGATGCGGCATACACGAACATGCTAGGATTTATGGCTCTCTTTAGGGGTGCACGGGGAACCCAACAGGAGCGGGCAGCCAGAGCACTTTTCAACAGACGTCATGCATCGTTACGGAACATTATAGAACGCATGTTTGGTGTTCTTAAGAAGCGATTTTCGATACTTAAGGGCCCCATGTAGAACTATTTGATGGCGACACAGAATAATATTGTCCTGGCTTGCTGTGCATTGCATAATTTTATGCGCGATAATGTCCCGAATGACgcatattttgttgaagaagagaCTACTGCAGCACAGGCAGATAATATAAATCAGGACGACCAAATGGCCGGCGCAAAATCACTGGATATGTCGCCTCAAGGAATTGCTGGTTGGAATGAATTCAGGAGCGCCTTGGCAAACAGCATGTACTACCACCAACATTAGTAGCTCCATTTGTCGTTATCTATTTTGTGCTTTTGTAACTAGTGGGTGGATTGCGAATGGCAAACCATAAATAAATGTTTCCACGGTGGCTATTGTATATGGCATGTACACTTATGCAAAATCTCTATGTATTAAGTTTACTTTTAATTATACCAGTGTTGTACTGATAAAGTATTttgttgaatgaaatttattagctccgtttggattagctattttcgGGGTTATTTTTCAAAGCAGCACTGTAGcatttgtttttgaaatacaagtccgtttggattagttgttttttgggttatttttcaaaaactatatgaaaaacttttactgtagattgttttttggattatttttagaggtatttttaaaaaatatttttagaggtatttttaatttataatttttatatacatttatgcatttataatacatttataaataaatgtatttataaattcgctaaaaaatatataaatgtattatattatatataatacatattataaatatatttataaatgtataagtgtatattattataaatgtataaattataaatgaatattatataaatgtataaattataatttttatatttttatataaatatacatttatgcatttataatacatttataaataaatatatttatataaaaatatataaatgtattataaatttattacattatatataatacataatataaatatatttataaatgtataagtgtatattattgtaaatgtataaattataaatgaatattatataaatgcataaattataaattataaattataaattttatatttttatataaatatacatttatgcatttataatacatttataaatatttataaataaatatatttatgtatttatatgAAAACATAacaatatattatattatatataatacataatataaatatatttataaatgtataagtgtatattattataaatgtataaattacaaatgaatattatataaatgtataaattataattttaataatatatattaatattatgtataaatgtattaatataattaatataaatgtacaaatgtattaatattatgtataaatgaccaaattaatattatgtatattaatataaatgtataaatgtattatattatatataatacataatataaatgtatattataaatatagattaatatatatattatgtataaatgtacatttatataaatgcataatatatatataatataatatatattatattatatataatttatataatatataatattcatataaatgtattataaatatataaaaattgtttttaaataaaataaaatatttataatatgtattaataaatatataaatatttaatatatatagtatacattaatattaattataaatattataatattataaatatggtgtttatataatatttcaatttgtaatattgttgtatatttcattatataaatattcatataatatatagttttcaatttgtatatttcaatttatattaatataatatatataatatacataattgaaatataatatgtagttgtttttgatataatgtttggatatggtgtttttggatatacacatttactgtagcatttggaatgtgaaaaacattttttcaaaaacagcccCAAAAACAAGGGATTGTTTTTTTAATTACCAATTTGAATgatgtttttcaaaaacagctaatccaaacaagcttgttttttaaaaacaagTTGTTTCTCAAAAACAGCTAATTCAAGTTGTTTCAAAAAACAAgctgtttttcaaaaaatgaatagtatagtttttaaaaaacaatcccaaaaatagctaatccaaacatACCCATAGGTTTTTCAGGGATTCCCTTTGGTGTGAACACCTGTTTAGCGATTGCGTTGCTGTAGGAATCAactcatttttaattttttactttCCTACGTCATCTTTGCATCTCTACTGTTTCAAGAGAATTTTCGGGCCCTCTCAACCTATAGTAAGTCCACCACCAATTGGTGATGATGGACTAATGTCAAGACATTTCATGATCATAACTCAAATTTCTCATCCGCTTTCGTGTGATATAACAAATTAATCAAATCAAAACTTTCCTCTGATTCGAGTATTGATTGGCAGCAGATTTGCCTTCCTCTGAAACCTATCATGGAGAGAGAGGAGATTTGCCTTTTTATGGATTTGCAGTAGAGTTGTACAAGTTGcctaaacaaataaaacaatttCAAGTGCAAGGGTAGTAATGGAGAGTACGTTGccatttgacccaaaaaaaagagCGGTAATGGAGAGAGAGGAGATTCGCCTCTGAAACCCATCATCGCAACAGATTTACCTTCCTCTAATTTGAATATTGATTGGAAGAAGAGCAAGAATAGTAATGGAGAGGGAGAGGAGAGTGGAGCGTACATGACATGATGGAAGGAGAGGAGGCAGCAAAGATGGGAGTGGTGATAAGAGGGAGAGAAGGATTGAaggtgaagaagatgatgaacaCTGAACTTTGTTGATATGATGAACAtgagtttccttttttttttttaatttatacaCTTAAAATTCGGGAATGGGAGCAAAAGTGCCCAATTTGATCCGGAATGCTGTTTGTCCACTTTTAATCTTTTATAGTGATAGATTTATACCTATAAGTACCAACTAAACAATAGGTAAGGGATTTGATAACTTAAAAATCCATTCCATAGTTATGATTCCCCCAACCAAACGAGTGGTAAGATTTATCCACATTTGAAAGGCAATCTCGTCCCACATCCACCACTCAATCTTTTGAAAATCTCATCCAACACCCCCGACTGCACCCAGTTTATTATAATGAGAGCAGGACATGACGGCTGCAATAGTAACCGTCCTTAAAAGGTTAAGACCCAAGATTatctcaaaaaataataaagctcGTATTTCATTTTGTATCtcattttttatattatatttaaaattcataaaaatttagtttatatttattttgtgttcAAAATAATTTATATCTTAAAATAATGGatgtatatttttaaaattagacAAAACCGATCCGAGATGGTTGAACTCGAAACAATCCTAGAGCGTTtctaaacttttattttttgggttggaaaacaaaatttatatcATACTCGTACGACCAAAAAAATTGTGGCGTGACAGTTCCCACTCCACTTCCACGTCCTAATCTTCTTGTATAACAAAGAATTTCAATATGGCGGGTCCCATCCCATGTCCGCTAGAGCCCAATCTTGAAAAGTCTTCCTTCTCGTGCCTACTTCCTGAGCCCAATGTTTTTCCAGCTATTCTTCACAGGCATTGAATTttattcaactttttttttcaaaaaaaaaaaaaaagtaaaaacgAAACATATGAGGaaacaaaaaattcaaatacTCAACTAATGTTAAATACtaagaaaaaattattaaagCTCAATCTTAAATTCAAAGTATTACAAATCGTTATACAACAAGTAAATAActagagaagaaaaaagaatcaAGTGAGATTCAACAAGCACATATAGGAATGGGATAGGGTTGTCCCCATCCATACCTCAATACAATCCACTACATTTCTTTACCCTGAAAGTGAAACTTGACTAATTCAAACCCTATCTAACCACGGATGAGTACTCTAGTCATGGAAAAGGTTGATAGTAGATTTGAGTCACATTAACAGAGTGATTGACTCGTAAATTAAGTCACACAGGTACTATTTGAGTGTGAGCTCAATAATTCTCATAAATGATGTGTGTGCAAGATATTTGtcgaaagtaaataaatatatataaatgaatAGTTATAAAACAGTACCATAACCGGTTGTTGctaacaaaatttaaaagattttcttaaaaaaatatagaacacattttttaaaaatagtgtacaaaatatttttttaaaagggGTTCGTTTATTTGAGTTTTGATGTAAAAGTAAAAAGTCAGTTAAAAGAATGACAAAGCAATTTTTGCGGTCCAGAGTCTTGGGCTGGGAAGCACAAGAAACAAATTACTGTGATGATGGAAGGCACTGTGTTGGGGTAGAAAAACATCACATATTCTAGAGGGATGGTGATGTCTTGGGCGCGAACCCTTTTCCATGCTCCACCAATGCTGTCAACAAACAAATCACTTCTCTTTCCTTCCGTCTACGCCGTCAATTCTTTTCCACGCTCCACCAAGGCATCACCATCCCACTAGAATGTGATGTTTTTCCAACCTAATACCAAGTGTTCCTATTGTCAAATCTGGTTGTGTTTGAATTacatttttttagattttttgtagaaaaattattgtaacgatttgatatatatgagataaaaagatgattgaaaaatgtgttcacgaaaaacgtagcaatttttctttgaaaaatagctgtccaaacaaggcctaaaaTGTGCTTCCCTGCCCAACACTACCACAGTGGATTATATTGATAATTTGAAAGACTCGTAACAATTTTATTTAGAGAATACATTGATAGATAGTTATGAACTTTGACGAGGTGGTTTGGAAGCTCACCTTTTGCGGGTTTTCCTGCCTCATTCTTAGAAAAGAGTTTCAATTTCAATCATCATTTTCGTCAACATAAATTAATTGTCACATATGAAGACTATGCATGACAACTCAAAGCATTGCATCATGTATGTGGACCCATTGAAAGTATTGTACATCGGACAATCCAGTATGTACAACCGGTAGATAGTAATATATAGGCTACAAAATAACCAAGGATTTCGCAGTTGGATAGCCATGTCATTCAGACTTCTAACAGTAATCTTAGCCTATTTTCTAGTTCACACCCCTGCTGCTGGTGCAGCAGCTTTTGACGATGTTGGGTTCATCTATCAAGGATTTCACTCATCAAATCTTAGCCTGGATGGAGTAGCCAAAATCACCAGCAATGGCCTTCTATGGATAACCAACACCACCAACTTACAGACGGGACATGCCTTCTATCCTAATCCCATCAAATTCAAGAGCACATCTAATAGTTCAGCTTTCTCCTTTTCCACCCAATTTGTGTTTGCTATGGTAGCTGGGCTCCCAGGCATTCCAGGTGAGGGAATAGCTTTTGTGATTGCGCCAACAAGAGGCCTTGCAGAAGGGGCTTCCACACGTTTCCTCGGCCTCTTCGACGCAAGTACAGATGGCAATAGAACAAATCACCTTTTTGCCGTGGAGCTTGACACTATCCAAAACCCAGATTTTGACGATATCAATGACAACCATGTTGGTATTGACATTAACTCTATGAGGTCCAAGGTATCCCAGCCAGCAAGTTACCGGGCTAATAACAAGAATTCATTTGATAACTTAACTCTTGCCAGCGGTCAACCGATGCAACTTTGGGTGGAATACGATGGGATGGATAGGAGAATCGATGTtacattatctccaatagcggCTGCTAAACCACATACTCCTCTTTTGTCTCTGAGATATGATCTTTCACCAATTTTACGGCAAACCATGTATGTTGGCTTTTCTGCAGCCACTAGTCCAATCAACAGCGGGATAGGTAATTTTGTACTGGGATGGAGCTTCAAGATGAATGGTGATGCGCAAGCGCTTGATCTCCCTCGGCTCCCCAAGCTTCCTCGGTTGGGACCTAAGAAAGTTTCTAAATTTTTCACCGTGGGATTGCCCCTGCTTTCCATACTTTTGCTGTCGATTGTAGCTTTTGGGGTAGCTTATTATTTAAGGAGGAAGTGGAAGTTTGCAGAAGTGCTGGAAGAATGGGAACTTGCCTATGGGCCTCACAGGTTCAAGTACAAAGA
It encodes the following:
- the LOC113755274 gene encoding L-type lectin-domain containing receptor kinase IV.1-like, with amino-acid sequence MSFRLLTVILAYFLVHTPAAGAAAFDDVGFIYQGFHSSNLSLDGVAKITSNGLLWITNTTNLQTGHAFYPNPIKFKSTSNSSAFSFSTQFVFAMVAGLPGIPGEGIAFVIAPTRGLAEGASTRFLGLFDASTDGNRTNHLFAVELDTIQNPDFDDINDNHVGIDINSMRSKVSQPASYRANNKNSFDNLTLASGQPMQLWVEYDGMDRRIDVTLSPIAAAKPHTPLLSLRYDLSPILRQTMYVGFSAATSPINSGIGNFVLGWSFKMNGDAQALDLPRLPKLPRLGPKKVSKFFTVGLPLLSILLLSIVAFGVAYYLRRKWKFAEVLEEWELAYGPHRFKYKDLYIATKGFTQKQLLGEGGFGQVYKGVLPTNMVEVAVKKVSHRARQGMRAFIAEIVSIGRLRHRNLVPLLGYCRRKGELLLVYEFMSNGSLDKFLYNQPNCALNWSQRFRVIKGVALGLLYLHEEWEQVVIHRDVKASNVLLDDELNGRLGDFGLARLYDHGTLPQSTHVAGSIGYLAPEHNRTGMATTSTDVYAFGAFLLEVACGRRPIEPRAEPADNIILVDWVFSCWKAGCVLQAVDHNLGNEYVKEEAELVLKLGLLCSHSEPKIRPSMRQVLLYLEGSVALPDLSSLAMGVSAVGIGFTHPDFEDITSSFATSRDRCYSHSVADSLLSGGR